GACACATATCTTAAGGAACGCGCTGCAGATATAAAAGATGTCGGGAACAGGATAATATCAAATCTGCGTGGACAGATATACGACCTCTCAGAAATTCCCAATGGTACCATTGTTGTTGCAAGGGACCTCAGTCCGTCAGACACCGCCCAAATGGATAAGTCAAAGGTTGAGGCTTTCTTGACAGATGAGGGTGGTAAGACCTCTCATACGGCTATTATGGCCAGGACGATGGAAATACCTGCTGTGGTTGGACTTGGCGATGTCACCCATCAGGTAAAAGACGGCGACATTGTTATTGTGGATGGCAATGAGGGAGAGGTCTATTTAAACCCTGACAATGACACCCTCAGTTTATACATGAAAAAAAAGGAAGAATACGAGGAGTATAAGGAAAAGCTCAAGAGCCTTACCACACTCCCGGCACTTACCAGAGATGGGAGAAAGGTGGAGCTGGAAGCAAACATAGGTACTCCCAAGGATGTTGAGGCAGCTCTTTCCAACGGTGCAGAGGGGATAGGACTTTTCAGGACAGAGTTTCTTTATATGGACAGGAACAACCTGCCCACTGAGGATGAACAGTTTGAGGCATATAAGAAAGTTGTCACGTCGATGGGTTGCAAAAGGGTGACCATAAGGACTCTGGATATCGGCGGAGATAAAGACATACCATACCTTGGCCTTGAAAAAGAAGAAAACCCATTCCTTGGTTGGAGGGCTATAAGGTTTTGTTTAGATAGGCCTGAGATATTCAAAACTCAGCTCAGGGCCATATTGAGGGCCAGCGCCTATGGCAAGGTAAGCATAATGTATCCTATGATATCCGATATAGAAGAGGTAAGGAAGGCCAATAAGTTGCTGGAAGAAGCCAAAAGTGAGCTCAGGAGCAATGGTATACCGTATGACCTCAACATTGAGGTGGGTATAATGGTAGAAATCCCATCCGCTGCCCTCACAGCCGATATACTGGCCCGCGAGGTGGACTTCTTTAGCATAGGCACTAATGACCTTACACAATATACCCTGGCGGTGGACAGGGGTAACCAGAGGGTAAGGGGCTATTATAACTACTTCCAGCCCGGCGTATTGAGGCTCATAAAGTACTGTATAGAACAGGCCCACAAACATGGCATATACACAGCTATGTGCGGTGAGATGGCTGGTGACCCGGAAGCCACAAAGATACTTTTGGGACTGGGACTGGATGTATTCAGCATGAGCGCCTCATCTATACCACTGGTAAAAGATGTCATAAGGAATACTACCATGGAAGAAGCCAGGGCATTAGCGGAGAAGGCATTAATGAATGGATAGTTCCATATTGACATATAATTCTTCATGTGATACTCTGATTATAGAACTCGATAGATTTATCAGTATCAGCGTGTTACTCTAAAATTTGGAGGCATGAGCTGAAAGGGTGGATGGTCACCTTTTCAGCTTTTTATTTGCCTAAATTTAAATTATAAGGAGGTATCATCTATGAACAGTAAGGGCTTTCTTGGCGAGCTGCAAAAAATCGGTAAGGCTTTGATGATCCCTATAGCTGTTTTACCAGCCGCAGCTTTGCTTTTAAGGCTTGGAGCACCTGATGTATTCAACATACTTGTGGTTACGAATGCCGGTGGTGCTATATTTGACAACCTGGCCCTGCTTTTTGCCATAGGTATATCTATAGGCATAGCGGGGAATGACGGTGTGGCAGGCCTGGCCGGTGCGGTAGGCTATCTGGTCCTTACCAGGGTTACTAGCATAATGAATAAAGACATAAACATGGGTGTACTGGCTGGCATAATAATGGGCCTTGTGGCCGGTTACCTGTATAACAGGTATCATGACATCAGGCTTCCGGACTGGCTGGGCTTTTTTGGTGGAAAGAGGTTTGTGCCTATTATCACGGCGGTCACAGCACTAATACTTGGTATATTATTTGGCTTTATATGGCCTCCTGTACAGGCGGGGATAAACGGCCTTGGACAATGGATAATAGGTGCAGGAGTTTTTGGCGTATTTATCTATGGGATATTGAACAGGCTGCTGATACCGCTTGGCCTGCACCACGTAATAAACAGCCTGGTATGGTTTGTATTTGGAACATTTACTAATACTGCAGGCAAGGTTGTAACTGGAGACCTCAACAGGTTCTTTGCTGGTGATCCTACTGCTGGCATATTTATGACAGGCTTCTTCCCCATATTTATGTTTGGCCTTCCTGCAGCATGCTTTGCTATGATAAGAGCGGCCAGGCCGGAGAACAGGAAAGCCATATCAGGTTTTATGATAGGAGCAGCGCTGACCGCATTCCTCACCGGCATTACTGAGCCGATAGAGTTTTCATTCCTATTTGTTGCTCCTGTGCTGTATGTAGTACATGCAGTTCTGACGGGTATATCACTGGCAGTAACCTATGCCCTTGGGATTCGCTCGGGGTTTGGTTTTTCAGCAGGGCTTATTGACTATGTATTGAGCTACGGCATAGCCTCCAAACCGCTGCTGCTCTTGCTGATAGGCGTTGTGTACTTTTTCATATATTACTTTGTGTTTTACTGGTTTATCACAAAATTCAACCTTCCAACACCCGGACGCCTTGCTACCGATGGGGAGTTTGTAAACCCGGCAGCAGAGATAATGGGTAACGCACCAGTACAGAGCAAAAGCGAAACTCATGAGGACATTAAGAGAATGGCAGAGGGTTACCTAAGGGAACTAGGAGGAAAGGATAACATAGTCTCTTTGGAGGCCTGCGTCACCAGGATCAGGCTTGGAGTAAAAGACGACTCCATTATATCTGATGACAGGCTGAGAAAGATTGGTGCAACAGCCGTGGTCCACATGGGCAAAAACAGCCTTCAGGTGGTGGTAGGCACGAAGGCAGACCTGATTGTTCAGGAAATGCAGAAAATGATGTAAAAATTACAGGGGAGGAAGACCTCCCCTGTAATTTTTGGATATGCTATAATAGGGTAGAACAAAGGAAAGGATGGTTGCATTGTTCGGCTTTTTTAAACGACATAATACAGTGGATATTTTTTCACCTGTAAATGGGACAATAGTTGATTTAGGAAATGTACCAGACCCGGTTTTTGCCCAGAAGATGGTTGGTGATGGCGTGGCGATAGAGCCTACTGACGGACTTATTGTATCACCGGTGGACGGTGAAGTTTTGCAGCTTTTCCCTACGCTTCACGCCATAGGGTTAAGGAGTAAGGAGGGCCTGGAAACCCTTATTCATATAGGGATAGACACTGTGGAACTCAAGGGGGACGGTTTTACAGCACTTATAAAACAGGGAGATGTTGTTACTGTGGGTACACCGCTTATAAAGGTTGACTTGGATAAGTTAAAGTCTTCAGGTAAATCTGCGGTAACCCCGGTTATATTGACCAATGGAGAGATTATCCAGTCCATAGAGAAGAGGTATGGGGACGTCGAGGCAGGTGTGGATACTATAATGGTGGTCGCTATTAAGTGAGATTGCATATATGATTCTATTGTAAGAAGATGTTCTATCGGAATTTATAACACAATTTTTGGGGGGATAAATATGTTTGCCATAACCAATGGTAGGGTTATTGCTGGAAGCCAGATTGTGGATAGTGTTGTAATCGTAGATAAGGACAGGATAGTAGACCTCAGGGACGCTGTCCCCGTGGGTATTAGGAGAGTAGATGCCAGGGGAATGTACGTTTCACCGGGGTTTATAGAGATCCATATGCACGGGAGGAATGGTTATGACACCATGGATGCCAGCTTTGATGCAATAAATGGGCTTTCTAAGGCTCTTATTGCGAGTGGTGTGACAGGTTTTCTTGCTACCACCATGACCATGCCCGGGGAAAATATCAAAAGGGCGGTAAGGACTGTGGGTGAATCCATGGGTAAGGTGGAGGGGGCAAGGCTACTTGGGCTTCACATGGAGGGACCTTTTATATCTAAAGAGCATAAGGGGGCTCAGCCTGAAGATTATATAAAGATGCCGTCAATGGATGAGTTTATGAGCCTGTGTGATGGGTTTGACAGCATTGTAAAGCTTATTACTGTTGCACCTGAGACAGATGGGGCAGTAGAATTTATAAGAAAATTAGCTAATATGGGTACAGTGATATCCATGGGCCATACCAATGCTACCTATGATGAGGCCATGAAGGGAATAAAGGCAGGTGCAAAGAGCTCTACGCATACTTTTAATGGTATGAGGGGATTTCACCACAGGGAGCCGGGAGCCCTTGGGGCTGTATTTGACAGTGACATATTTGCTGAGTTTATCTGTGATGGTGTACATGTCCATTTTGCTGCATTACGTACACTTCTTAAGATAAAGGGCGTAGAGAGGTCAATACTTGTCACAGACTCTATGAGGGCGGCTGGCCTTGCCGATGGGGTATATGATCTGGGCGGGCAGCAGGTTTTTGTGAAAAGTGGCCAGGCCAGGCTTGCTGACGGGACTATTGCAGGCAGCACGCTTACCCTGGATGCTGCTGTGCATAATGCAGTAGAACATCTTGGTGTCACCATACCAGAGGCCGTCCGCATGGCGTCATATAACCCGGCAAAACTCCTGGGGCTTAATGATATGGGAGAGATAAAGAAGGGGAATATGGCGGACATAATATTTTTCGATGAAGACATAAACATAAAAGGGATGTTTATAGCAGGGGATAGAGTATTCTAATTTATCCTCATTACACCCAAATCATATTTTAATTGGTGATATAAATGTATCATGTGAAAAAGGTCCTCAACAATAATGTCGTCCTGACAGAAAAGGAGGGCAAAGAGATAATACTGATAGGACGCGGCCTTGGATTTATGGAGACAATTGATGAATCCTGCATAGAGAAGAGATTTGTCTTAGAATACAATACGAGAGAAAAGTTCAAGGGACTCTTGGAGTCTGTGGATGAGCAGGTGATTGGCCTGGCCGAGGAGATAATCACGATGATAGAGCAGGAGACAGGCAAGAAACTTTCAGAACACATCCACATCTCCCTGGCAGACCATATAGGCTTTGCCATAGACCGTATAAAACTGGGCATTGAGATTAAAAATCCGTTTAATGCTGAACTAAAGGTGCTATATCCTGAGGAGTATGCCCTGGCAGAAAAAGCTGTACTTATGGTGGGAGCTAAGCTTGGGGTAATGATGCCTGCCGATGAGACAGGGATAATAGCCATGCACATACATGCCGGGATGGAGAATAACAGCCTGTCAAAGACAGTTAAATACACCAGTATAATAAATGAACTGGTGGAAACTATAGAGAGGGAGATGGGTGTCTCAATAGACAGGTCGGGTATGGACTACGCCAGGTTGATCACCCACCTGAGGTTTGCCTTAGACAGGGTAGATAAGGATAAGCCTATAGATAATCCTCTTATTAACACCATAAAGAGGAAATACAAAAGGTCGTACCGTGTGGCCAATAAACTTAAAAACATAATAGAGGGATATCTTGATAGAGATGTACCTGAGGGCGAGGTGGGATACCTTGCCATACATATAGAGAGGGCTCTGGAAGCCTCTAAGGAGGTTTAGGATGCTTAGGAAGGAAAAAGTTTATAGACTTCTCTATGATGAGTGCAGCAGGATAAAGACAAAGGACATAAAGGACGATGTGGGGTTTTCGGCTGAATACATAGCCTCAAAGCTGAATTTGACAAGGAATAACGTCTCGGCGGATTTAAATGCCCTGTACAGAGAGGGCAGGGTATATAAGATAGAGGGAAGGCCGACACTTTATCTTACCAGGGATTGGGCAGATGAACATGGAATCACAGGCAGCAAACCTAAGAGTGAGAGGTCTGCAAATACCATCAATATGGACATTTTTAGCGACATGGTGGGTCATGACGGCAGCCTCCTCCCGTATATAAAACAGGCACAGGCAGCTATGCTCTATCCTCCGAAGGGCCTGGCCACACTCCTCCTGGGAGAAACCGGGGTAGGAAAGACCACATTTGCAGAGCATATGTACCTTTTTGCCAGGGCCAATGGAGTCATAAAGGAAGACGCACCCTACGTTGTCTTTAACTGTGCTGACTACTCCAATAACCCTCAGCTTTTAATGTCCATACTGTTTGGGAGTGCAAAGGGTGCGTACACCGGGAGTGATGTTGACAGGGTAGGGCTTGTAGAAAAGGCTGGCGGGGGGATATTATTTTTGGATGAGGTGCACAGGCTGCCTCCTGAAGGCCAGGAAATGCTGTTTAACATAATAGACAGGGGACTTTACAGGAGGCTTGGTGAGGTGAGCGAGAGGAAGGCTGATATCATCATAATTGCTGCCACAACCCGGGACCCCAGGTCTGCCCTCCTGGAGACATTTTTAAGACGTTTTCCTATAATGATAAAACTTCCTTCCCTTAAGGAAAGGGGCCTTGCAGAAAAACTGGAGATCATATCTGACTTTTTTAATAAAGAGGCTGAGCGGGTAAAAAGACCCATTAAGGTGGCTCGGGATGTTATGCTCTCACTGCTATTATATAAGCCATCAGGAAATGTGGGTGAACTGAAGTCGGACATAGAGCGCATATCATCCAGGGGGTACTTGGACTACCTTATAAACCAGGATGAGATGAGGATAACCTTAAGCCATCTCCCAGAGAATATAAGGGAGGCAATATTGACTCCAGGGGATGAAAAGAGGTCCGCTGAAAAGCTCTTAAAGTATGGGGATTATGTGTTTGATGGGGCGTCTTTTGAGAGGCAGAAAAGCGAAAGAGACCCATATGATTTTTCTATGGAGGTATATGAATATCTGGATGAAAAGAGCAGGGAATACAGGGGAAATGGGCTATCAAAGGGAGAGATGACCGACAGGCTCTTAAAAGACCTGGAAGAGGTATTCTTAAGATACAGGGAAGGCATATTATCTATAGGTATAAAAGAGCAGGAACTTGCCAGATTTTTAAGTGCAGACATAATAAGCAGCGTAAAGGTACTCTCTGAAGAGGTGTTGAAGAAATTTAATTACCACATCAAGGAGGATACTTTGATAGCCTTAGCCTTTCACATAAACTCCATGTTTGTGAGGAAAAATAAGGTAAACCCCATAAACCTCGATGACATCAAGAGTGGACATCCAGTGGAGTATGGGGTGGCCTCTTACATGGTGGAGCGGTTAAAGAGCCTTTTAAAGAGGGATATACCAACCTATGAGGCCGGGTTTATAAGCATGATACTCTACCTTACCAATGGGGAAGAGAGACCCAAAAAGATAGGGGTAATGGTTATAGCTCACGGGGAAGGGACTGCCACCGGCATGGCGGATGTGGCAAACAAGCTCTTGAGGACTGACCATGTGAAGGCCATAGACATGAGCTTAGATGACAACCCCGAAGATATTTTAGAGAGGGCAATCGGCCTAGCCAAGGACATAGATGAAGGCAAAGGGATACTTTTAATGGTAGACATGGGCTCACTTAAGGTGTTCGGGGAGGAAATAGAGAAGCGCACAGGGATAAACACCATCACCATAGACAATGTAAGCACCCCTGCGCTCATAGAGGCTGCCCACAGGTCCATGCTACCCTATTCTACGCTGCGCGATGTAGCAAGGGCTGTACTGGATTTAACCAGGAATTTAATAGCTGCGACATCGAAAGAGGTAAACGGGAGTACACAGAGGGAAAGGGTGATATTTACCGTCTGCAGTACAGGGGAAGGGACAGCCATGTACCTTAAGGAGGTAATAGAAAGGGCCCTCAAGAAGAACAACATAGAGGGTGTAGATGTAATAGAAATCAATATAAGTGACAGGAAAAAAGCAGTAGAAAACATGAAAAGGATTGCTGCAGGACGCCAAATAGCAGCCATTGCCGGCAGCATCAACCCGGAAATGCCCGGGGTTCCATTTATAAACTTGATGGAGTTTGTCACCGGAAATGGCCTGGAAAGGGTTTTAAGGCTTATCTCCGGCAGTACTCAACTCAGGGCAGATATAAAGGATGAAGACAGGACAGTGGTCTATGGGGCGATCATGGATGCCCTTGATGAAAATCTGAACTTCTTATCAGGGAAAAAACTCATGCCATTTCTTGACAAGTATGCCAGGATGATTGAGAAGGAGAAGGATATTAAGCTGGATAACCACAAATACACGCTGTTTACTATGCATATGGCATATGCCATAGAGAGGTTCAAATTTGCGAGCAGGGTTGTAGAAGGTGCACTGCCACCAGATCCTCTTATAAGAACAGTATATGAGGATTTTGGTGTAACTCTGGAAAGTGATGAATTAAAAATAATTGAGGAAATTATAAAATAGGGAAGGAAATATTAGTTTAATAGAGAATAATAACTATAGAATAATAAACATCGGGAGGGAAAACATGGAAAACTATAGCAGTCTTGACTTAATCACCATAGCCATAGAAATGGAAGACAAGGGTAATGCTTTTTATAAAAAAGCTGCCGCAAAACTTGAAGATGGAGAGGCAAGATCCATATTCTTGAGATTGTCAGATGAAGAATTAAAGCACAAAGAAAGGTTTAAGGAACTTCAGTCTGTAGCCATAGACGAGATGGCAGGTGACAAATCAGCTGACTTTTTTGATATGGAGGCCAGCAAGTATATTGATGATCTCGTACATGCATCTGTATTTCCAGAGGACGAGGACATAGATAAGGTCCTGGAGGGCATCAGGGAGCCCCTTGATGCTATAAACATGGCATTGGACCTGGAGAAAGATTCTATCCTGCTGTATCAGGCGCTCTCTGAGGGCACAAAGAACAGAAACACCAGGGAGACGGTCCTGAGCATAATAATTGAGGAGAGAAAGCATATCTCACTCTTAAATTCAATTAAGCTCAACTATCGTAATATATAATAGTGTCTTATTGGGTATTATTGTTATCCCATATTTATATGGATGAGTATTGCACTGTATTAGATGGTATATGAGACCCTGTAAATAGGCCTTTTGTGAGGGAAACCAAACCTGGCATGATTTTTGCTACATAGTCTGGTGCCCTCACAAAAGGCCTTTATATTTTCTAAGTCAGGAGGTGCAGCTTTTGAAGAAAACGGCATTAATTTTAATAAGCCATGGCAGGATGGCTGAGGAAACACTGAAAAGTGCGGAGATGATTGTCGGCAATATCGATAGTGCATACGCAGTATCAATGGATGCAAAGGATGGAGCTGAGGGCCTAAAGAAAAAGATAAAGGAGGTGATGGATGAGGTAAAGGGTTATAGCAATATAATAGTAATGGTGGACCTTATTGGCGGGACACCATCCAATGTGGCGACTACAGAACTCTTCAAGAATGAGAAAGTAAAACTCATAAGCGGGTTTAATCTGGGAATGGTTCTGGAGTTTGCCACCTCTTATATCGATGATGCCGAAGAGCTTAAAGATCACCTTGTAGAGGTGGGCAAAAGCGGTATCAAAGATGTCTTTAAAGAAATTGCAGGCATTATGAAAAATTAAAAGGAGGGGAATTTATGGAAATTGCATTCTGGCAAATACTATTTTTGACGGTATATGCCTTCGTTGCACAGCTTGATGCTTTAAGCCTTCAGATTTCACTGGGTAATCCTTTGATGGCCGGTTTTGTTACAGGACTTATAATGGGTAACATTCCAATGGGCCTTACAGTGGGTGCTACGCTACAGTTAATGGTGCTGGGTGTGGCCACATATGGAGGCGCTACAGTACCGGACTTTATGTCGGCAGCAGTTATAGGGACTGCATTTGCGATAATATCAGGGCAGGATGTGGAGTTTGCTATAGGGATTGCCTTACCTATAGGGCTTTTACTCACGCAGCTGGATATACTGGCCAGGCTATCCAACACATATTTCCAGCATAGGGCTGACAGGTATGCTGAAGATGGAAATGCAGATGGAGTGGCCAGAATGAACCTTATGGGAATAATACCATGGGGCCTTAGCCGTGCCATTCCTGTGTTTTTGGGGCTGTATTTCGGAAGTGAAGTTGTCAAGGCTATCACAGCATATCTGCCACAGTGGCTCATGGGTGGCCTTAAGGTTGCAGGTGGTATCCTCCCTGCCATGGGTGTTGCAATACTGATGAGGTATCTACCTCTAAAGAAGTTTTATCCCTTTATGATTATCGGCTTCGTACTGGCAGCATATTTAAAGGTAAGTCTGATAGGTATAGCATTGATTGGATTTGCGGTTGCGGCTGCCTACCTGTTCTTAAAGAATGAATTAAAGCCTCAGACAGAAGGAGGAGATATCGATGACTGATGCAAAGGTGGAGAAAAAGGTTACAAAAAGAGACCTGCTTTCTGTATTCTGGAGGACAATACTGGGGCTTCAGATGGGATGGAACTACGAAAAGATGCAGGGCCTTGGGTACTGCTTCGCTATAATGCCAATACTGAAAAAACTTTATAAGAGCAAGGAAGAGATGACAAAAGCTTTGAAACTGCATCTGCAGTTCTTTAATACAACCCCTGCCATGGCTCACCTTATTGTGGGTGCCGATATAGCTATAGAAGAGGAATACGGCCTGGCCAATGAGGACACAATAAGCGGTATTAAGACAGGTCTTATGGGACCATTTGCAGGTATAGGAGATACTGTATTTGTTGCTATATACAGAACAATTGTATTCAGTGTGGCATCCTATATGGCACTGCAGGGGAATGTAATAGGTGCTCTAATTCCTGTTATACCGGCCATAGCCATATGGTGGGTAAGGTATGAGTTTACGGTAATAGGTTATGAACAGGGCAGAAGGATAGCTGTAGGATTTGCCAACCAATTGAAACAGCTCACAGAAGGTGCTGCCATACTGGGGCTTACGGTTATAGGTGGCCTGGCCCCGGCGGTTGTAAAGGCCAATGTCCCGCTGGTGTTCAAAAGCGGTGAGGTAGAGCTAAAAGTCCAGGATATGCTAAACAACATTATGCCATCTATGGTGCCAATGGCGATAGTATTGCTGTCATACTGGCTTTTAGGCCGTAAAGGTTTTAACTCTACAAAACTTATTATATTCCTTTTGGTACTGGGTGTGGTATTATATAATCTGAAGATATTAGGATAAAACTTGGAGGTTAATTTATGGCAATAATTCATGTTAGAATTGATGAGAGACTTATACACGGCCAGGTGGCTACCGTGTGGAGCAATTCACTGGGTGTCACCCGGATAATGGTAGTAAATGACGAGGCTTCAAAAGATGAAATCCAAAAGAGCGTTTTGAAGATGGCAACACCTCCCGGGATAAAACTCTCTGTCCTTACCGTAGCAGACGCAGCAGAAAGGATAAAGGCAGGTAAGTATGATGCTGACAGGGTTTTTATGATATTTAAAAATCCGAGGGACTGCCTGAGGCTTATTGAGGCTGGAGTAAATCTGCCTGAGATAAATGTGGGCAATATGGCCCACAAAGAGGGAGCTACACAGGTAAAGAAATCTGTCAATGTCACTAAAGAAGATGTAGAGATATTTAAAAAACTTGATTCAATGGGCATAAAGATGACAGCAAGGATGATTCCAGATGAACCGGCAAATAATTTTATGGATCTCATAAGGGGCTTGATATAATGCTGAATGCAGACAGAGTCAATTATCTCAGGGATTTCCTTGCAAAATGCATGGCTGAGGGGGCTTTTCCTGGTGCCTGTTTTGGCATAGTGTCTGTGGATGAGTCCTATTCTGGATTCATGGGGAATGCACAGGTAGAACCAATAAAAAGGGAAATGAGGGGGGACAGTGTATTTGACCTGGCCTCCCTTACTAAGGTTATAGCTACCACCACCTCTATCATGATTTTAATAGAGAATGGAGAAATCGGGTTATATGACAGGATTAAAAGCATTTTACCGGGATATAGATACGAAGATACTACAATATTTCAGCTTCTGACCCATACATCAGGCCTGCCTGCT
The nucleotide sequence above comes from Calorimonas adulescens. Encoded proteins:
- a CDS encoding sigma-54-dependent transcriptional regulator, which codes for MLRKEKVYRLLYDECSRIKTKDIKDDVGFSAEYIASKLNLTRNNVSADLNALYREGRVYKIEGRPTLYLTRDWADEHGITGSKPKSERSANTINMDIFSDMVGHDGSLLPYIKQAQAAMLYPPKGLATLLLGETGVGKTTFAEHMYLFARANGVIKEDAPYVVFNCADYSNNPQLLMSILFGSAKGAYTGSDVDRVGLVEKAGGGILFLDEVHRLPPEGQEMLFNIIDRGLYRRLGEVSERKADIIIIAATTRDPRSALLETFLRRFPIMIKLPSLKERGLAEKLEIISDFFNKEAERVKRPIKVARDVMLSLLLYKPSGNVGELKSDIERISSRGYLDYLINQDEMRITLSHLPENIREAILTPGDEKRSAEKLLKYGDYVFDGASFERQKSERDPYDFSMEVYEYLDEKSREYRGNGLSKGEMTDRLLKDLEEVFLRYREGILSIGIKEQELARFLSADIISSVKVLSEEVLKKFNYHIKEDTLIALAFHINSMFVRKNKVNPINLDDIKSGHPVEYGVASYMVERLKSLLKRDIPTYEAGFISMILYLTNGEERPKKIGVMVIAHGEGTATGMADVANKLLRTDHVKAIDMSLDDNPEDILERAIGLAKDIDEGKGILLMVDMGSLKVFGEEIEKRTGINTITIDNVSTPALIEAAHRSMLPYSTLRDVARAVLDLTRNLIAATSKEVNGSTQRERVIFTVCSTGEGTAMYLKEVIERALKKNNIEGVDVIEINISDRKKAVENMKRIAAGRQIAAIAGSINPEMPGVPFINLMEFVTGNGLERVLRLISGSTQLRADIKDEDRTVVYGAIMDALDENLNFLSGKKLMPFLDKYARMIEKEKDIKLDNHKYTLFTMHMAYAIERFKFASRVVEGALPPDPLIRTVYEDFGVTLESDELKIIEEIIK
- a CDS encoding ferritin-like domain-containing protein — translated: MENYSSLDLITIAIEMEDKGNAFYKKAAAKLEDGEARSIFLRLSDEELKHKERFKELQSVAIDEMAGDKSADFFDMEASKYIDDLVHASVFPEDEDIDKVLEGIREPLDAINMALDLEKDSILLYQALSEGTKNRNTRETVLSIIIEERKHISLLNSIKLNYRNI
- the nagA gene encoding N-acetylglucosamine-6-phosphate deacetylase, with product MFAITNGRVIAGSQIVDSVVIVDKDRIVDLRDAVPVGIRRVDARGMYVSPGFIEIHMHGRNGYDTMDASFDAINGLSKALIASGVTGFLATTMTMPGENIKRAVRTVGESMGKVEGARLLGLHMEGPFISKEHKGAQPEDYIKMPSMDEFMSLCDGFDSIVKLITVAPETDGAVEFIRKLANMGTVISMGHTNATYDEAMKGIKAGAKSSTHTFNGMRGFHHREPGALGAVFDSDIFAEFICDGVHVHFAALRTLLKIKGVERSILVTDSMRAAGLADGVYDLGGQQVFVKSGQARLADGTIAGSTLTLDAAVHNAVEHLGVTIPEAVRMASYNPAKLLGLNDMGEIKKGNMADIIFFDEDINIKGMFIAGDRVF
- a CDS encoding PRD domain-containing protein — encoded protein: MYHVKKVLNNNVVLTEKEGKEIILIGRGLGFMETIDESCIEKRFVLEYNTREKFKGLLESVDEQVIGLAEEIITMIEQETGKKLSEHIHISLADHIGFAIDRIKLGIEIKNPFNAELKVLYPEEYALAEKAVLMVGAKLGVMMPADETGIIAMHIHAGMENNSLSKTVKYTSIINELVETIEREMGVSIDRSGMDYARLITHLRFALDRVDKDKPIDNPLINTIKRKYKRSYRVANKLKNIIEGYLDRDVPEGEVGYLAIHIERALEASKEV
- the ptsP gene encoding phosphoenolpyruvate--protein phosphotransferase; translated protein: MRGIKASPGIAIGQAYLLQKDIKIEKATVEDRKKELARLDEAIAASIGQLKRIMDKVAKEMGENAATIFDAHIMILEDPEFIPEIRSYIEKEGTSAEYAVAEVVKKYAEMFDAMKDTYLKERAADIKDVGNRIISNLRGQIYDLSEIPNGTIVVARDLSPSDTAQMDKSKVEAFLTDEGGKTSHTAIMARTMEIPAVVGLGDVTHQVKDGDIVIVDGNEGEVYLNPDNDTLSLYMKKKEEYEEYKEKLKSLTTLPALTRDGRKVELEANIGTPKDVEAALSNGAEGIGLFRTEFLYMDRNNLPTEDEQFEAYKKVVTSMGCKRVTIRTLDIGGDKDIPYLGLEKEENPFLGWRAIRFCLDRPEIFKTQLRAILRASAYGKVSIMYPMISDIEEVRKANKLLEEAKSELRSNGIPYDLNIEVGIMVEIPSAALTADILAREVDFFSIGTNDLTQYTLAVDRGNQRVRGYYNYFQPGVLRLIKYCIEQAHKHGIYTAMCGEMAGDPEATKILLGLGLDVFSMSASSIPLVKDVIRNTTMEEARALAEKALMNG
- a CDS encoding PTS sugar transporter subunit IIA is translated as MVALFGFFKRHNTVDIFSPVNGTIVDLGNVPDPVFAQKMVGDGVAIEPTDGLIVSPVDGEVLQLFPTLHAIGLRSKEGLETLIHIGIDTVELKGDGFTALIKQGDVVTVGTPLIKVDLDKLKSSGKSAVTPVILTNGEIIQSIEKRYGDVEAGVDTIMVVAIK
- a CDS encoding PTS mannose/fructose/sorbose/N-acetylgalactosamine transporter subunit IIC; the protein is MEIAFWQILFLTVYAFVAQLDALSLQISLGNPLMAGFVTGLIMGNIPMGLTVGATLQLMVLGVATYGGATVPDFMSAAVIGTAFAIISGQDVEFAIGIALPIGLLLTQLDILARLSNTYFQHRADRYAEDGNADGVARMNLMGIIPWGLSRAIPVFLGLYFGSEVVKAITAYLPQWLMGGLKVAGGILPAMGVAILMRYLPLKKFYPFMIIGFVLAAYLKVSLIGIALIGFAVAAAYLFLKNELKPQTEGGDIDD
- a CDS encoding PTS sugar transporter subunit IIA, with translation MKKTALILISHGRMAEETLKSAEMIVGNIDSAYAVSMDAKDGAEGLKKKIKEVMDEVKGYSNIIVMVDLIGGTPSNVATTELFKNEKVKLISGFNLGMVLEFATSYIDDAEELKDHLVEVGKSGIKDVFKEIAGIMKN
- the nagE gene encoding N-acetylglucosamine-specific PTS transporter subunit IIBC: MNSKGFLGELQKIGKALMIPIAVLPAAALLLRLGAPDVFNILVVTNAGGAIFDNLALLFAIGISIGIAGNDGVAGLAGAVGYLVLTRVTSIMNKDINMGVLAGIIMGLVAGYLYNRYHDIRLPDWLGFFGGKRFVPIITAVTALILGILFGFIWPPVQAGINGLGQWIIGAGVFGVFIYGILNRLLIPLGLHHVINSLVWFVFGTFTNTAGKVVTGDLNRFFAGDPTAGIFMTGFFPIFMFGLPAACFAMIRAARPENRKAISGFMIGAALTAFLTGITEPIEFSFLFVAPVLYVVHAVLTGISLAVTYALGIRSGFGFSAGLIDYVLSYGIASKPLLLLLIGVVYFFIYYFVFYWFITKFNLPTPGRLATDGEFVNPAAEIMGNAPVQSKSETHEDIKRMAEGYLRELGGKDNIVSLEACVTRIRLGVKDDSIISDDRLRKIGATAVVHMGKNSLQVVVGTKADLIVQEMQKMM